Proteins from one Leptospira bourretii genomic window:
- the tuf gene encoding elongation factor Tu: MAKEKFDRSKPHLNIGTIGHVDHGKTTLTAAITTTLAKLVGGKNKAIAYDQIDNAPEEKARGITIATSHQEYETPNRHYAHVDCPGHADYVKNMITGAAQMDAAILVVSATDGAMPQTKEHILLARQVGVPYIVVYLNKADMLAADERDDMVEMVKEEIKDLLNKYNFPGDKTPFISGSALKALEGEDSDLGMKSILKLMEAVDTYVPNPTRIVDKPFLMPVEDVFSITGRGTVATGRVEQGVLKINDEIEIVGIRDTSKSVVTGIEMFRKLLDQAEAGDNIGALLRGTKKEDIERGQVLAKPGTITPHRKFKAEVYVLTKDEGGRHTPFFNNYRPQFYFRTTDITGVCNLPGGMEMVMPGDNVTMSIELIHPIAMDQGLKFAIREGGRTIGSGVVAEIVE; the protein is encoded by the coding sequence ATGGCTAAAGAAAAATTTGACCGTTCAAAACCACACTTAAACATCGGAACTATTGGTCACGTTGACCACGGTAAGACAACCCTAACAGCAGCTATCACAACAACGCTTGCGAAGTTAGTTGGTGGAAAAAATAAAGCGATTGCTTATGACCAAATCGACAATGCGCCCGAAGAAAAGGCTCGTGGGATTACTATTGCAACGTCTCACCAGGAGTACGAAACTCCAAACCGTCACTACGCACACGTAGATTGCCCGGGACACGCGGACTATGTTAAAAACATGATTACTGGTGCTGCTCAGATGGACGCTGCGATTCTCGTAGTTTCTGCAACTGACGGTGCTATGCCACAAACGAAAGAACACATCCTTCTTGCTCGCCAAGTAGGGGTTCCTTACATCGTGGTTTACCTAAACAAAGCTGACATGCTTGCAGCTGATGAAAGAGACGATATGGTTGAGATGGTTAAAGAGGAAATCAAAGACCTTCTTAACAAATACAACTTTCCTGGTGATAAAACACCTTTCATCTCTGGTTCTGCATTAAAAGCTCTTGAAGGTGAAGATTCTGACCTAGGAATGAAATCCATTCTTAAACTTATGGAAGCTGTTGATACTTACGTTCCAAACCCTACACGTATTGTTGATAAACCTTTCCTTATGCCAGTTGAGGACGTATTCTCAATCACTGGTCGTGGAACTGTTGCAACTGGTCGTGTTGAGCAAGGCGTACTTAAAATCAACGACGAGATCGAAATCGTTGGTATCCGTGATACATCTAAATCAGTTGTTACTGGTATTGAGATGTTCCGTAAACTACTTGACCAAGCGGAAGCTGGAGACAACATTGGTGCTCTTCTTCGCGGAACTAAAAAAGAAGACATCGAAAGAGGTCAAGTTCTTGCGAAACCGGGTACTATCACTCCACACAGAAAATTTAAAGCGGAAGTTTACGTTCTTACTAAAGACGAAGGTGGACGTCATACTCCATTCTTTAACAACTACCGTCCTCAATTCTATTTCAGAACTACAGACATCACTGGTGTTTGTAACCTTCCTGGTGGAATGGAGATGGTTATGCCGGGAGATAACGTTACGATGTCAATCGAACTTATCCACCCAATTGCTATGGACCAAGGTTTGAAGTTCGCTATCCGTGAGGGTGGAAGAACAATTGGTTCTGGTGTTGTTGCGGAGATCGTTGAGTAA
- the rpsL gene encoding 30S ribosomal protein S12 produces MPTINQLIRIGREDQKKRTKSPALKACPQRRGVCTRVMTFTPKKPNSALRKVARVRLTTGIEVTAYIPGEGHNLQEHNVVLIRGGRVKDLPGVRYHIIRGTLDTLGVDKRRKGRSKYGAKRPKA; encoded by the coding sequence ATGCCTACAATTAACCAGCTCATCCGCATTGGAAGAGAAGACCAAAAGAAAAGAACTAAATCTCCTGCCCTAAAAGCATGCCCACAAAGACGTGGGGTTTGCACAAGGGTAATGACCTTTACTCCTAAAAAACCGAACTCAGCTCTTCGTAAAGTAGCAAGGGTTCGCCTCACTACTGGAATTGAAGTGACTGCTTATATTCCTGGTGAAGGCCATAACCTCCAAGAACACAACGTGGTTCTTATCCGTGGGGGAAGGGTAAAAGACTTACCAGGGGTTCGTTATCATATCATTCGTGGAACACTGGATACACTCGGTGTGGACAAACGTCGTAAAGGACGTTCTAAATACGGCGCTAAGCGTCCTAAAGCGTAA
- the rpoC gene encoding DNA-directed RNA polymerase subunit beta', giving the protein MRNYNSFESITIRLASPERIKEWSFGEVKKPETINYRTLKPERDGLFCEKIFGTTKDWECYCGKFKSIRYKGVVCDKCGVEVTHSKVRRERMGHIELAAPVSHIWYYRSVPSRMGLLLDMTINQLKSVLYFEKYVIIDPADSGRNRGELIDEDEYHNYLDEYGDKFIAGIGGDAIKELLARIDVDAEARVIRQKIQDKNKISDKRIFKRLEVLEAFRDSGNRPEWMVLDVVPVIPPELRPMVQLEGGRFATSDLNDLYRRVINRNNRLKRLLALKAPEIIVRNEKRMLQEAVDALFDNSRRKRTVKGKGNRPLKSISDMLKGKQGRFRQNLLGKRVDYSGRSVIVVGPELKYHQMGLPKKMALELFKPFIMKRLVDLELAPNIKSAKKKIEAEDKEVFDVLETVVKEHPVLLNRAPTLHRLGIQAFLPVLVEGKAIKLHPLVCHAFNADFDGDQMAIHVPLAPKAQLETWMLMLSPHNILNPANGQPICGPTQDIVLGIYYLTSEVKDAKGEGKFFTGLEEVMYAIETKTVEIRSKISVLHEGKIIETTPGRLIFNQVMPKGYVYINRTLGDKETNKIIADVYEKFGPGITVVMLDEIKRLGYRYATVFAPTISIDDIRVSPQKEGLVTDANKEVEKADMEYRKGIITNEERRKKVIEIWTKTNDRITDGMFKELEKDQGGFNPVFVMAASGARGSKQQIRQLAGMRGLMAKPSGEIIELAIRSNFREGLGVLEFFISTHGARKGLADTALKTADAGYLTRRLVDISQDVIVSEDDCGTKANITLGIVKEGENVIVSLADRVFGRYTAEDLVDPVSEKVVFPKDTLITRALGQQIENLGYDKIKVRSPLTCRSRHGICTKCYGMDMARLVPAEIGEAVGTIAAQSIGQPGTQLTMRTFHVGGAASATISEKEHKVPYRSIVKSINGRLVINANSAKVFARRGTIIVNRLIQEYNTDSLSSVRVVDGQRLEKGEVFATQVGESTEQRITSDQAGTVSLVGTTLRILGDDFVIPVKIGTILRAEEGQIVEENKALAEFDPFNEVAVAEAAGTIQWEDLEIGKNVRRDVDPKTSNIILKVVEQKKDRLVPKVLIGSDEYSVPVDALLQFQNGDKVREGDIIFKIPSVAEKTRDITGGLPRVDELFEARRPKDACTLAEIDGKIEDKGEIVKEKRILYIIPETAEQEKVKVAIPVGKQIRVRQGDFVKRGDQLDEGNFDPHDILAIKGPNALHEYLVSEVQEVYRLQGVHINDKHIEVVVRSMLRKVIITDSGDTSFVNQQQVDKFLFDEENDRVEKEGGSPAQGTPVLLGLTKASLNTESYFSAASFQETTKVLTDAAIKGKTDNLMGLKENVIIGHMIPAGTGMKKYRDIEVFKDLPGDLDWDLESEEEEEEISEISESAPVSTATLSRLVAEEDEDEDELEEESDDSDDEDDDD; this is encoded by the coding sequence ATGAGAAATTACAATAGTTTTGAATCGATTACGATCCGTTTGGCATCACCCGAGCGGATCAAAGAGTGGTCGTTCGGGGAAGTCAAAAAACCTGAAACGATCAACTACCGTACCCTAAAACCGGAACGAGATGGTCTTTTCTGCGAAAAAATCTTCGGAACCACTAAGGATTGGGAATGTTACTGCGGTAAATTCAAATCCATCCGTTATAAGGGAGTGGTTTGCGACAAATGCGGGGTTGAGGTAACTCACTCCAAAGTGCGTCGTGAGAGAATGGGTCATATTGAACTTGCAGCCCCAGTTTCGCATATTTGGTACTACCGATCGGTTCCATCTCGTATGGGACTCCTTCTTGATATGACCATCAACCAACTCAAAAGTGTTTTATACTTTGAGAAGTATGTGATCATTGACCCAGCTGATTCCGGAAGGAACAGAGGGGAACTCATCGATGAAGATGAATACCATAATTATTTAGATGAATACGGTGATAAATTTATCGCAGGGATTGGTGGGGACGCCATCAAAGAACTTCTCGCACGCATTGATGTGGATGCAGAAGCTCGTGTAATCCGCCAAAAGATCCAAGATAAAAATAAAATCTCTGACAAACGTATTTTCAAACGTTTGGAAGTTTTGGAAGCTTTCCGGGATTCTGGAAACCGTCCTGAGTGGATGGTTCTGGATGTAGTTCCTGTGATCCCACCAGAACTTCGTCCTATGGTACAATTAGAGGGTGGTCGTTTTGCGACTTCCGACCTTAATGATTTGTATCGCCGTGTGATCAATAGAAACAATCGTCTCAAACGACTTCTTGCTTTGAAAGCTCCTGAGATCATCGTACGAAACGAAAAACGTATGTTACAAGAAGCAGTGGATGCTCTTTTTGATAACAGCCGTCGTAAACGAACCGTAAAAGGAAAAGGAAATAGACCACTTAAATCTATCTCCGATATGCTCAAAGGAAAACAAGGCCGGTTCCGCCAAAACCTACTCGGTAAACGTGTGGATTACTCTGGTCGTTCCGTAATTGTTGTTGGTCCTGAACTGAAATACCACCAAATGGGTCTTCCTAAAAAAATGGCTTTGGAACTTTTCAAACCATTCATTATGAAACGCCTTGTGGATTTGGAACTAGCACCAAACATCAAATCTGCGAAGAAAAAAATCGAAGCAGAAGACAAAGAAGTTTTTGATGTTTTGGAAACTGTGGTGAAAGAACACCCGGTTCTCCTGAACCGTGCTCCAACTCTTCACAGACTAGGAATCCAAGCATTTTTACCAGTACTAGTAGAAGGAAAGGCAATCAAACTCCATCCTCTCGTTTGTCACGCGTTCAACGCTGACTTTGACGGGGACCAAATGGCAATTCACGTTCCGCTTGCTCCAAAAGCACAGCTTGAAACTTGGATGCTGATGTTATCACCGCATAACATTTTGAATCCTGCGAACGGACAACCGATTTGTGGACCAACACAAGATATCGTTCTTGGAATTTATTACCTCACTTCTGAAGTAAAAGACGCGAAGGGAGAAGGTAAATTCTTCACAGGTCTTGAGGAAGTGATGTATGCGATTGAAACGAAAACCGTTGAAATTCGCTCCAAAATCTCTGTTTTACACGAAGGGAAAATCATCGAAACCACACCGGGAAGGCTTATCTTCAACCAGGTGATGCCAAAAGGGTATGTTTATATCAATAGAACCCTCGGTGATAAAGAAACAAACAAAATCATTGCAGACGTATACGAGAAGTTTGGACCAGGGATCACTGTTGTGATGCTTGATGAAATCAAACGCCTTGGTTACCGTTACGCAACTGTATTTGCTCCTACCATCTCCATTGATGACATCCGAGTTTCTCCTCAAAAAGAAGGTCTCGTGACTGATGCCAACAAAGAAGTAGAAAAAGCGGATATGGAGTATCGTAAAGGTATCATCACCAATGAGGAACGTCGTAAAAAAGTAATCGAGATTTGGACCAAAACCAATGACCGCATTACGGACGGGATGTTTAAGGAACTCGAAAAAGACCAAGGTGGATTCAACCCAGTATTCGTGATGGCAGCTTCTGGTGCTCGCGGGTCAAAACAACAGATCCGTCAGCTTGCTGGGATGCGGGGTCTTATGGCGAAACCGTCTGGGGAAATCATTGAACTTGCGATTCGTTCCAACTTCCGTGAAGGTCTCGGGGTATTAGAATTTTTTATCTCTACACATGGTGCGAGAAAGGGTCTTGCGGATACGGCGTTAAAAACTGCCGATGCCGGTTACCTCACTCGTCGTCTAGTGGATATCTCTCAGGATGTGATCGTATCGGAAGATGATTGCGGAACCAAAGCAAACATCACTCTTGGAATCGTAAAAGAAGGGGAAAACGTAATCGTTTCTCTTGCGGACAGAGTGTTCGGTCGTTATACGGCTGAAGATTTGGTGGATCCAGTTTCTGAGAAAGTGGTTTTCCCGAAAGATACTCTCATCACAAGAGCCCTTGGACAACAGATTGAAAACCTTGGTTATGATAAAATCAAAGTCAGATCACCTCTGACTTGTAGATCTCGCCACGGAATTTGTACAAAATGTTACGGTATGGACATGGCTCGCCTTGTTCCTGCTGAGATTGGGGAAGCAGTGGGAACCATTGCCGCTCAGTCCATCGGTCAACCGGGAACACAGCTGACGATGAGAACCTTCCACGTGGGTGGTGCTGCCTCTGCTACCATTTCAGAAAAAGAACATAAAGTTCCTTATCGCTCTATCGTAAAATCAATCAATGGTCGTCTCGTGATCAATGCAAATTCTGCAAAAGTGTTTGCTCGTCGCGGAACCATTATCGTCAACCGACTCATCCAAGAATATAATACAGATTCACTCTCTAGTGTTCGTGTTGTGGATGGACAAAGATTGGAAAAAGGGGAAGTATTTGCGACCCAAGTTGGCGAATCAACAGAACAACGAATCACTTCAGACCAAGCGGGAACAGTTTCTCTTGTAGGAACCACACTGCGAATTCTCGGTGATGACTTTGTGATTCCAGTAAAAATCGGAACCATCCTTCGTGCAGAAGAAGGCCAAATCGTAGAAGAGAACAAGGCACTTGCTGAGTTCGACCCATTTAACGAGGTGGCAGTTGCGGAAGCAGCAGGAACCATCCAATGGGAAGATTTGGAAATTGGTAAAAACGTTCGTCGTGACGTGGATCCAAAAACTTCCAATATCATTCTGAAAGTTGTAGAACAAAAGAAAGATCGATTGGTTCCAAAAGTTCTGATCGGATCCGATGAATACTCAGTTCCAGTGGATGCTCTTCTCCAATTCCAAAATGGAGACAAGGTGCGAGAAGGGGATATCATCTTCAAGATTCCATCGGTTGCAGAAAAAACTCGAGATATCACGGGTGGTCTTCCAAGGGTAGATGAACTTTTTGAAGCTCGTCGTCCGAAAGATGCCTGCACACTGGCAGAAATTGACGGAAAGATCGAAGACAAAGGAGAAATCGTAAAAGAAAAACGAATTCTCTATATCATCCCAGAAACTGCAGAACAAGAAAAAGTAAAAGTAGCCATCCCTGTCGGAAAACAAATCCGTGTGCGCCAAGGTGACTTTGTGAAACGAGGAGACCAGTTGGATGAAGGAAACTTTGACCCGCATGACATCCTTGCGATCAAAGGACCAAACGCCCTTCACGAATATTTGGTTTCTGAGGTTCAGGAAGTTTACCGTCTGCAAGGGGTTCATATCAACGATAAACACATCGAAGTGGTGGTTCGCTCTATGCTTCGTAAGGTGATCATCACTGATAGTGGGGACACATCTTTTGTGAACCAACAACAAGTGGATAAATTCCTTTTTGATGAAGAAAACGACCGAGTGGAAAAAGAAGGTGGATCGCCAGCACAAGGAACTCCAGTTCTTTTGGGATTAACCAAAGCCTCCCTAAACACTGAGTCTTACTTCTCGGCAGCTTCCTTCCAGGAAACTACTAAGGTTCTAACCGATGCGGCCATCAAAGGAAAAACAGACAACCTCATGGGTTTGAAAGAAAACGTAATCATTGGTCACATGATCCCTGCGGGAACAGGTATGAAAAAATACCGTGACATTGAAGTTTTCAAAGATCTCCCAGGAGACTTGGATTGGGATCTGGAATCGGAAGAAGAGGAAGAAGAAATTTCCGAGATTTCCGAGTCAGCTCCTGTTTCCACTGCCACACTTTCACGCCTTGTTGCCGAAGAGGACGAGGATGAAGATGAGTTGGAAGAAGAATCGGATGACTCAGATGATGAGGACGACGACGATTAG
- a CDS encoding elongation factor G-like protein yields MKYRTVGIFAHIDSGKTTLTERILFEAGIISAVGSIEDGNTESDSLQEEIERGISIRTTFHTIPWKTTFGEFAIQLVDTPGHIDFRNQVTDLLPAMETAIVVLEAGTVVQSQARLVIEELRKASVPMVFFINKLDRFDEEYLDTLVSLEEILDGVPVSLFQKDPEGKWEYYLRSPSRFPKTVKEELMAWNDELLLSSWNDPSGQTDYSMIGLRSGPGSGKLYPVYGGSAKTGEGVRELLDLVAWTEPKNPPEELGSGLPLLVLSRRTDEELGRYAVVYPTEEKNKSAIQSLGKNKVESGKSPSKDHPEPSFHFIDPETREEATSLEKGKLVFLKDHPDLLLFPGSSVSLANELLNDLETKSSDRVPSPFSIVLEPEHSSEKEFWLCRLEELVWEDPGYCLEKKDDTGQLVLLGRGELHLEIGIRRIQERTEKKLNFSSINIAKLEHLKKMSHKVALEHRAFEDQKSSGALIAVLEDTADFSKHIAFEVSLPEEVKNSIETSFLEACLHGFYGEEIVGLRLRVLSYEIPEGDLQTTLTLLKVAILAGVKELFPSNTYLVGPLTEVEVMVDADHLGVVLSDLSRRNAKVVSIWEAVAGKSHLKANAPAQNLLGFSGALRNMTKGIGISWERTAFTYEFHAVLKE; encoded by the coding sequence ATGAAATACCGAACTGTTGGAATTTTCGCGCATATTGATTCGGGTAAAACCACACTCACCGAACGGATCTTATTCGAGGCTGGGATAATTTCGGCAGTAGGATCCATTGAAGATGGAAATACCGAATCCGATTCTTTACAGGAAGAAATTGAGCGGGGAATTTCCATTCGCACCACCTTTCATACCATTCCCTGGAAAACAACATTTGGTGAGTTTGCGATCCAACTAGTCGATACACCTGGTCATATTGATTTTCGAAACCAAGTCACAGACCTTCTGCCTGCCATGGAAACTGCTATTGTGGTTTTGGAGGCAGGGACTGTGGTGCAATCACAAGCCCGCCTTGTGATTGAAGAACTACGGAAGGCCAGTGTGCCTATGGTTTTCTTTATCAATAAACTCGACCGGTTTGATGAAGAGTATTTGGACACTTTGGTCTCTCTCGAAGAGATTCTGGACGGGGTTCCTGTTTCTCTTTTTCAGAAGGATCCAGAGGGAAAGTGGGAATACTACCTGCGATCCCCCTCTCGTTTTCCAAAAACGGTAAAAGAAGAACTGATGGCTTGGAATGATGAGCTCCTTCTTTCTTCTTGGAATGATCCCTCTGGCCAAACCGATTATTCTATGATAGGACTTCGAAGTGGGCCTGGTTCCGGGAAACTCTATCCTGTTTATGGAGGATCGGCCAAAACTGGGGAAGGGGTTCGGGAACTTTTGGATTTAGTGGCGTGGACAGAGCCAAAAAATCCACCAGAGGAACTTGGATCTGGTCTCCCGTTACTCGTGCTTTCCAGACGAACGGACGAAGAACTCGGTCGGTATGCCGTCGTCTATCCTACCGAAGAGAAAAACAAATCGGCGATCCAAAGTCTGGGAAAAAACAAGGTCGAGAGCGGGAAGTCCCCGTCCAAAGATCATCCGGAGCCATCTTTTCACTTTATCGATCCGGAAACCAGGGAAGAGGCCACAAGCCTGGAGAAGGGTAAACTTGTATTTTTAAAAGACCACCCGGATCTACTTTTATTTCCCGGAAGTTCCGTATCGCTTGCGAACGAACTTCTGAATGATCTGGAAACCAAATCTTCGGATCGAGTCCCCAGTCCTTTCTCCATTGTTCTCGAGCCGGAACATTCTTCCGAAAAAGAATTTTGGTTATGTCGCCTCGAAGAGTTAGTTTGGGAAGATCCTGGATACTGCCTAGAAAAGAAGGACGATACCGGACAATTGGTACTATTAGGAAGAGGGGAACTTCATCTCGAGATCGGAATTCGCAGAATTCAGGAAAGAACTGAAAAAAAACTGAACTTTAGTTCGATAAACATTGCCAAATTAGAGCATCTTAAAAAAATGTCTCATAAGGTTGCCCTAGAGCATCGTGCCTTTGAAGACCAAAAGTCAAGCGGCGCGCTCATCGCAGTCCTGGAAGATACTGCCGATTTTTCGAAGCATATTGCCTTCGAGGTAAGTCTTCCGGAAGAAGTAAAAAATTCGATAGAAACATCCTTTCTGGAAGCCTGCTTACACGGGTTTTACGGTGAGGAAATTGTTGGTCTCAGACTTCGTGTTCTCTCTTATGAGATTCCCGAGGGAGATTTGCAAACCACTTTGACGCTTTTGAAAGTAGCGATACTGGCAGGCGTAAAGGAATTGTTTCCATCCAACACGTATTTGGTCGGACCCCTCACGGAAGTAGAAGTGATGGTGGACGCAGACCATTTGGGTGTAGTTCTTTCTGATCTAAGTCGCAGAAACGCCAAGGTGGTCTCCATCTGGGAAGCTGTGGCAGGGAAGAGTCACTTAAAAGCCAATGCACCGGCCCAAAACCTGCTTGGCTTTTCAGGGGCTCTTAGAAACATGACCAAAGGGATTGGCATTTCTTGGGAAAGGACTGCTTTTACCTATGAATTTCATGCAGTTTTAAAGGAGTAA
- the rpsG gene encoding 30S ribosomal protein S7: MSRRRGKVEPRHIEGDPKYNDKVISKFINCLMVDGKKSVAESVFYDALEVIAKKTGQDPFAVFQEALENAKPQVEVKSRRVGGVTYQVPIEVRPERRLALGIRWLIKYSRGRNEKSMKNKLAAEFMEAQKGTGSAIKKKEDIRKMADANKAFSHYRW; encoded by the coding sequence ATGTCTAGAAGAAGAGGAAAAGTTGAACCACGCCACATCGAAGGCGATCCTAAATACAATGACAAAGTGATTTCTAAGTTTATCAACTGCCTAATGGTAGATGGTAAAAAAAGTGTCGCTGAATCCGTGTTCTACGATGCGTTAGAAGTAATTGCTAAAAAAACTGGGCAAGACCCGTTTGCTGTTTTCCAAGAAGCTTTGGAAAATGCGAAACCACAAGTGGAAGTAAAATCTCGTCGTGTGGGTGGGGTTACTTACCAAGTTCCAATCGAAGTTCGTCCAGAAAGGCGTCTCGCTCTTGGAATCCGCTGGCTTATCAAATATAGCCGTGGAAGAAACGAAAAATCAATGAAGAATAAATTGGCTGCAGAATTCATGGAAGCTCAAAAAGGAACTGGATCTGCAATCAAGAAGAAAGAAGACATCAGAAAGATGGCAGACGCCAACAAGGCTTTCTCCCACTACCGCTGGTAG